A genomic segment from Triticum dicoccoides isolate Atlit2015 ecotype Zavitan chromosome 1A, WEW_v2.0, whole genome shotgun sequence encodes:
- the LOC119294163 gene encoding uncharacterized protein LOC119294163 isoform X2, with protein MGSEPKEMKYRRRARAPEPGDYGQCGGADRGGAVDWAALKQQDPAELLRKLDEIRDQITRSCEAAGPRGAEPPQHRMGRGAVSMRHSHADPLPPPPGRGAPPEYYRSSRHAGRYGQGGPLSSYDQRSVCDDRYARQPSGRFRQPRPEGQWEGYGYGGHHSSCQCAQCVHAQRAMPPQEESIPMARFFAGQQRPPYQFDRSASSISSEYDRRSVASSLYSHLSMSKRRVEYFSKRADSFCRPTKGGAPFVVCSSCNQLLQLPPGKCTSPKQNRVQCGSCSEVVTFDFKPKGVKVHPVIPSSSFSVPKSVRSSDRRAPQNSGWYPYEDDDTSSFGSYRQKQNFSDNLSQSSTGSYGSSTNKERGPNKISQVKSVSVSKSRFADSPKDILCQGDADSQVEASVVRTISPQAPILEDKLVDPFSSQQNDCSGGDQIKSKRYGLNSKGNFDVRGERIDVKCEQKSNGSRKDGFSGETAKKTYGQKYLKQLNASCPDGHIGNKNPRKANSDDSRSSSLEDEATSKRYEGKSKQDDNNFGVQGANKRYDNCSKEGYNNAFGFDSITKTCDEESIEDDCAKSLSSNGENAKRVGKNESSVSERTNTSSHVSSDAGLDEIQSSAVSRFPSTVIQSLSVLFVRRRKKLVLLALVHIGMTNVLDFGVSWGTSVAALSLHL; from the exons ATGGGGAGCGAGCCCAAGGAGATGAAGTACAGGCGGAGGGCGAGGGCGCCCGAGCCGGGGGACTACGGGCAATGCGGCGGCGCCGACCGGGGCGGCGCGGTGGACTGGGCCGCGCTCAAGCAGCAGGACCCGGCGGAGCTGCTCCGGAAGCTGGACGAGATACGGGACCAGATCACCCGGTCCTGCGAGGCCGCGGGGCCGCGGGGAGCGGAGCCGCCGCAGCACCGCATGGGCCGGGGCGCCGTCTCCATGCGCCACTCGCACGCCGACCCTCTGCCGCCCCCGCCGGGCCGTGGTGCGCCGCCGGAGTACTACCGCTCCTCGCGCCACGCCGGCCGGTACGGGCAAGGCGGGCCGCTGAGCTCGTACGACCAGCGGTCCGTGTGCGATGACAGGTACGCGAGGCAGCCCAGCGGGAGGTTCCGGCAGCCGCGCCCGGAGGGGCAGTGGGAGGGCTACGGGTACGGCGGCCACCACAGCTCGTGCCAGTGCGCACAGTGCGTGCACGCCCAGCGGGCCATGCCGCCGCAGGAGGAGAGCATTCCGATGGCGAGGTTCTTCGCGGGGCAGCAGAGGCCGCCGTACCAGTTCGACAGGTCCGCCTCGTCGATATCGTCAGAGTATGACCGGCGGTCGGTGGCTTCGTCGCTCTACTCGCACCTTTCGATGTCCAAGAGAAGGGTGGAGTACTTCAGCAAGAGGGCAGATAGCTTCTGCCGGCCGACGAAGGGTGGCGCGCCGTTCGTCGTCTGCAGCTCCTGTAACCAGCTTCTTCAGCTACCTCCTGGGAAATGCACATCACCGAAGCAGAATCGGGTTCAGTGTGGCTCCTGCTCAGAGGTTGTTACTTTCGATTTCAAGCCTAAAGGAGTGAAAGTTCATCCGGTGATCCCATCATCATCTTTTAGTGTGCCAAAAAGTGTGAGAAGCTCCGATCGCCGGGCTCCTCAAAATTCTGGGTGGTATCCATATGAGGATGATGACACTTCCAGTTTCGGTAGCTATCGACAGAAGCAGAATTTTTCCGACAATCTGTCGCAGTCTTCCACAGGAAGCTATGGCAGCAGCACAAACAAAGAGCGCGGGCCAAACAAGATCAGTCAGGTAAAATCTGTTTCTGTCAGCAAGTCTAGATTTGCAGATAGCCCAAAAGATATATTATGTCAAGGAGATGCAGACAGTCAGGTCGAAGCTTCAGTTGTTCGCACAATCAGTCCACAAGCCCCAATTTTAGAGGATAAACTTGTTGATCCCTTTTCCAGCCAGCAAAATGATTGCAGTGGTGGGGATCAAATCAAGAGCAAGAGGTATGGCTTAAATAGCAAAGGAAACTTTGATGTTCGAGGTGAGAGGATTGATGTGAAATGTGAACAAAAGAGCAATGGAAGTCGGAAGGATGGATTTAGTGGAGAAACCGCGAAGAAAACATATGGACAGAAATATCTCAAACAACTTAATGCTAGTTGTCCTGATGGTCACATTGGTAACAAGAACCCGCGGAAGGCCAATAGTGATGATAGCAGGAGCAGCAGCCTCGAAGATGAAGCTACAAGCAAAAGGTATGAAGGAAAGAGCAAACAAGATGACAACAACTTTGGAGTTCAAGGCGCTAATAAGAGATACGACAACTGCAGCAAGGAAGGTTATAACAATGCGTTTGGATTCGATAGCATAACTAAGACATGTGATGAAGAGAGCATAGAAGATGATTGTGCTAAATCACTGTCCTCAAACGGTGAAAATGCCAAGAGAGTGGGCAAAAATGAGTCATCGGTCAGTGAGCGAACAAATACTAGTTCTCATGTTTCTTCTGATGCTGGGCTAGATGAAATTCAATCTTCAGCTG TGTCAAGGTTTCCATCAACGGTCATCCAATCTCTGAGCGTGCTCTTCGTAAGGCGGAGAAAAAAGCTGGTCCTGTTAGCCCTGGTTCATATTG GTATGACCAACGTGCTGGATTTTGGGGTGTCATGGGGCACGAGTGTAGCGGCATTATCCCT CCATTTATAA
- the LOC119294163 gene encoding uncharacterized protein LOC119294163 isoform X1: MGSEPKEMKYRRRARAPEPGDYGQCGGADRGGAVDWAALKQQDPAELLRKLDEIRDQITRSCEAAGPRGAEPPQHRMGRGAVSMRHSHADPLPPPPGRGAPPEYYRSSRHAGRYGQGGPLSSYDQRSVCDDRYARQPSGRFRQPRPEGQWEGYGYGGHHSSCQCAQCVHAQRAMPPQEESIPMARFFAGQQRPPYQFDRSASSISSEYDRRSVASSLYSHLSMSKRRVEYFSKRADSFCRPTKGGAPFVVCSSCNQLLQLPPGKCTSPKQNRVQCGSCSEVVTFDFKPKGVKVHPVIPSSSFSVPKSVRSSDRRAPQNSGWYPYEDDDTSSFGSYRQKQNFSDNLSQSSTGSYGSSTNKERGPNKISQVKSVSVSKSRFADSPKDILCQGDADSQVEASVVRTISPQAPILEDKLVDPFSSQQNDCSGGDQIKSKRYGLNSKGNFDVRGERIDVKCEQKSNGSRKDGFSGETAKKTYGQKYLKQLNASCPDGHIGNKNPRKANSDDSRSSSLEDEATSKRYEGKSKQDDNNFGVQGANKRYDNCSKEGYNNAFGFDSITKTCDEESIEDDCAKSLSSNGENAKRVGKNESSVSERTNTSSHVSSDAGLDEIQSSAGKSGDSSFFGGFLKKGFKDLSLFNQSMDSVKVSINGHPISERALRKAEKKAGPVSPGSYWYDQRAGFWGVMGHECSGIIPPFIKEFSYSMPKNCAGGTTGVLVNGRELHQKDFDLLVKRGLQRFSEKSYTVDISGTVTDATTGDKLRSLGKLAPTIEKMKRGFGMHVPEEIS, translated from the exons ATGGGGAGCGAGCCCAAGGAGATGAAGTACAGGCGGAGGGCGAGGGCGCCCGAGCCGGGGGACTACGGGCAATGCGGCGGCGCCGACCGGGGCGGCGCGGTGGACTGGGCCGCGCTCAAGCAGCAGGACCCGGCGGAGCTGCTCCGGAAGCTGGACGAGATACGGGACCAGATCACCCGGTCCTGCGAGGCCGCGGGGCCGCGGGGAGCGGAGCCGCCGCAGCACCGCATGGGCCGGGGCGCCGTCTCCATGCGCCACTCGCACGCCGACCCTCTGCCGCCCCCGCCGGGCCGTGGTGCGCCGCCGGAGTACTACCGCTCCTCGCGCCACGCCGGCCGGTACGGGCAAGGCGGGCCGCTGAGCTCGTACGACCAGCGGTCCGTGTGCGATGACAGGTACGCGAGGCAGCCCAGCGGGAGGTTCCGGCAGCCGCGCCCGGAGGGGCAGTGGGAGGGCTACGGGTACGGCGGCCACCACAGCTCGTGCCAGTGCGCACAGTGCGTGCACGCCCAGCGGGCCATGCCGCCGCAGGAGGAGAGCATTCCGATGGCGAGGTTCTTCGCGGGGCAGCAGAGGCCGCCGTACCAGTTCGACAGGTCCGCCTCGTCGATATCGTCAGAGTATGACCGGCGGTCGGTGGCTTCGTCGCTCTACTCGCACCTTTCGATGTCCAAGAGAAGGGTGGAGTACTTCAGCAAGAGGGCAGATAGCTTCTGCCGGCCGACGAAGGGTGGCGCGCCGTTCGTCGTCTGCAGCTCCTGTAACCAGCTTCTTCAGCTACCTCCTGGGAAATGCACATCACCGAAGCAGAATCGGGTTCAGTGTGGCTCCTGCTCAGAGGTTGTTACTTTCGATTTCAAGCCTAAAGGAGTGAAAGTTCATCCGGTGATCCCATCATCATCTTTTAGTGTGCCAAAAAGTGTGAGAAGCTCCGATCGCCGGGCTCCTCAAAATTCTGGGTGGTATCCATATGAGGATGATGACACTTCCAGTTTCGGTAGCTATCGACAGAAGCAGAATTTTTCCGACAATCTGTCGCAGTCTTCCACAGGAAGCTATGGCAGCAGCACAAACAAAGAGCGCGGGCCAAACAAGATCAGTCAGGTAAAATCTGTTTCTGTCAGCAAGTCTAGATTTGCAGATAGCCCAAAAGATATATTATGTCAAGGAGATGCAGACAGTCAGGTCGAAGCTTCAGTTGTTCGCACAATCAGTCCACAAGCCCCAATTTTAGAGGATAAACTTGTTGATCCCTTTTCCAGCCAGCAAAATGATTGCAGTGGTGGGGATCAAATCAAGAGCAAGAGGTATGGCTTAAATAGCAAAGGAAACTTTGATGTTCGAGGTGAGAGGATTGATGTGAAATGTGAACAAAAGAGCAATGGAAGTCGGAAGGATGGATTTAGTGGAGAAACCGCGAAGAAAACATATGGACAGAAATATCTCAAACAACTTAATGCTAGTTGTCCTGATGGTCACATTGGTAACAAGAACCCGCGGAAGGCCAATAGTGATGATAGCAGGAGCAGCAGCCTCGAAGATGAAGCTACAAGCAAAAGGTATGAAGGAAAGAGCAAACAAGATGACAACAACTTTGGAGTTCAAGGCGCTAATAAGAGATACGACAACTGCAGCAAGGAAGGTTATAACAATGCGTTTGGATTCGATAGCATAACTAAGACATGTGATGAAGAGAGCATAGAAGATGATTGTGCTAAATCACTGTCCTCAAACGGTGAAAATGCCAAGAGAGTGGGCAAAAATGAGTCATCGGTCAGTGAGCGAACAAATACTAGTTCTCATGTTTCTTCTGATGCTGGGCTAGATGAAATTCAATCTTCAGCTGGTAAGAGTGGGGATTCATCATTTTTTGGTGGTTTCTTAAAGAAAGGTTTCAAGGATCTTTCTTTATTCAACCAGTCTATGGACAGTGTCAAGGTTTCCATCAACGGTCATCCAATCTCTGAGCGTGCTCTTCGTAAGGCGGAGAAAAAAGCTGGTCCTGTTAGCCCTGGTTCATATTG GTATGACCAACGTGCTGGATTTTGGGGTGTCATGGGGCACGAGTGTAGCGGCATTATCCCT CCATTTATAAAAGAATTCAGTTATTCAATGCCCAAGAATTGTGCTGGTGGGACTACTGGAGTGCTTGTAAATGGAAGAGAACTTCATCAGAAAGATTTCGATTTGCTTGTAAAGAGAGGCCTTCAACGTTTCTCTGAAAAATCATATACCGTTGATATCTCAGGAACTGTGACTGATGCTACAACTGGCGACAAATTACGCAGCCTTGGAAAGCTTGCTCCTAC AATCGAGAAGATGAAACGCGGTTTTGGCATGCACGTCCCTGAAGAGATAAGTTAG
- the LOC119356666 gene encoding probable GABA transporter 2 yields MAVASLSSSSSFSAAGAVADEAATAHRRAPSSGEGKAGDAGAAFVLEAKGTWWHAGFHLTTAMVGPAVLSLPYALRGIGWALGLATLSALAAVSFYTYYVMSRVLDHCEAAGRRHIRFRDLAADVLGSGWAFYLMVAVQGAINVGVTIGSILLAGNSLQIMYTSLVPDGPLKLYHFIIAVASVLALLSQMPSFHSLRYINLGSLVLSVGYTILVSASCIRAGLSSNAPAKDYSLSTSRSEKTFDAFLSVSILAAAFGNGILPEIQATLVPPAAGKMVKALVINYSVAFFTFYPLAITGYWAFGKTVQSNAIQSLMPNTGPSLAPRWLLCLTVVLVLFQLLAIALLYAQVVYEVMEKRVADATRGRFSWRNLLPRVAMRTFYVALCAFVAAALPFFGEIVGVIGAVGYIPLDFILPVVMYNMVVSPPRRSVVYVANVAIMVLFTGLGVIRAVASVRKLVLNAGRFKLFNDHVVK; encoded by the exons ATGGCCGTCGCCTCGctgtcctcctcttcctccttctccgcCGCCGGGGCCGTGGCAGATGAGGCAGCGACGGCCCACCGCCGTGCGCCCAGCTCCGGCGAGGGTAAGGCGGGGGATGCGGGGGCGGCGTTCGTGCTGGAGGCCAAGGGCACGTGGTGGCACGCGGGGTTCCACCTCACCACGGCCATGGTGGGCCCGGCGGTGCTGTCGCTGCCGTACGCGCTGCGGGGGATCGGCTGGGCGCTGGGCCTCGCCACGCTCTCCGCGCTCGCCGCCGTCTCCTTCTACACCTACTACGTCATGTCCCGGGTGCTCGACCACTGCGaggccgccggccgccgccacatCCGCTTCCGCGACCTCGCCGCCGACGTCCTCG GATCTGGATGGGCGTTCTACCTGATGGTCGCCGTGCAGGGTGCGATCAACGTTGGGGTCACCATCGGAAGTATCTTGCTCGCCGGCAACTCTCTACAG ATTATGTACACGAGCTTGGTGCCGGATGGCCCTTTGAAACTGTACCATTTCATCATCGCCGTCGCCTCCGTTTTAGCTCTCTTGTCCCAGATGCCGTCATTCCACTCTCTGCGGTACATTAACCTCGGCTCGTTGGTCCTTAGCGTTGGCTACACCATCCTCGTCTCTGCATCTTGCATTCGGGCAG GTCTCTCGAGCAATGCTCCGGCGAAGGATTACTCGCTGAGCACGTCTAGGTCGGAGAAGACTTTCGACGCCTTCCTCTCCGTCTCCATCCTAGCCGCGGCGTTCGGCAACGGCATCCTGCCCGAGATCCAGGCCACGCTGGTGCCTCCGGCGGCCGGGAAGATGGTGAAGGCGCTGGTGATCAACTACTCGGTGGCCTTCTTCACCTTCTACCCGCTGGCCATCACCGGCTACTGGGCCTTCGGCAAAACGGTCCAGTCCAACGCCATCCAGAGCCTGATGCCGAACACGGGACCCTCGCTGGCACCGAGGTGGCTGCTCTGCCTCACCGTCGTGCTCGTCCTCTTCCAGCTCCTTGCCATCGCGCTTCTCTACGCGCAGGTGGTGTACGAGGTCATGGAGAAGAGGGTGGCAGACGCGACGCGGGGGAGGTTCTCGTGGCGGAACCTGTTGCCGCGGGTGGCGATGCGGACCTTCTACGTGGCGCTCTGCGCGTTTGTGGCGGCGGCGCTGCCGTTCTTTGGCGAGATCGTGGGTGTGATCGGAGCCGTGGGGTACATTCCGCTAGACTTTATACTCCCCGTCGTCATGTACAACATGGTAGTGTCGCCGCCTAGGAGGTCGGTGGTGTATGTGGCCAACGTGGCGATCATGGTCTTGTTCACCGGCCTCGGGGTCATTCGCGCGGTCGCATCCGTGAGGAAGCTCGTGCTCAACGCCGGGCGTTTCAAGCTCTTCAACGACCATGTCGTCAAATGA
- the LOC119294186 gene encoding probable GABA transporter 2, translating into MDPNMAGHTGASPFLVSPSTGRAMTPSASYSGGVEDGKPAAGDAGAEFVLESKGTWWHAGFHLTTAMVGPTVLTLPYALRGMGWALGLSALTAVAAVTFYTYYLMSRVLDHCEAAGRRHIRFRELAADVLGSGWVFYAVVTVQTAINAGITIGSILIAGNCLQIMYESLAPNGTLKLYHFIIIVAIVLSLFSQMPSFHSLRYINLGSLVLAFGYTILVSGACIRAGMMSNAPVKDYSLSPSKSGKMYDAFLSISILATVFGNGILPEIQATLAPPAAGKMVKALVLCYTVVFFTFYLSAISGYWAFGNKVQSNALQSLMPDSGPSLAPTWLLGLAVVLVLLQLLAIALVYSQVAYEIMEKGSADAGHGRFSWRNLAPRVALRTLYVAACAFVAAALPFFGDIVGVVGALGFIPLDFVLPVVMYNMALAPPKRSAVYVINVAIMALFTGVGIIGAIASVRKLVLDAGQFQLFSDHVVS; encoded by the exons ATGGATCCGAACATGGCCGGACACACCGGGGCCAGCCCGTTCCTGGTGTCGCCGTCCACGGGGCGCGCCATGACCCCCTCCGCGTCCTACTCCGGCGGCGTCGAGGACGGGAAGCCGGCGGCGGGGGACGCGGGCGCCGAGTTCGTGCTGGAGTCCAAGGGCACGTGGTGGCACGCGGGGTTCCACCTCACCACCGCCATGGTGGGCCCCACGGTGCTCACGCTGCCGTACGCGCTCCGCGGCATGGGCTGGGCACTCGGGCTATCGGCgctcaccgccgtcgccgccgtgacGTTCTACACCTACTACCTCATGTCCCGCGTGCTCGACCACTGCGaggccgccggccgccgccacatCCGCTTCCGCGAGCTCGCCGCCGACGTCCTCG GGTCCGGGTGGGTGTTCTACGCGGTGGTCACCGTGCAGACCGCCATCAACGCCGGCATCACCATCGGCAGCATCCTCATCGCCGGCAACTGCCTCCAG ATTATGTACGAGAGCTTGGCGCCGAATGGTACCCTGAAGCTGTaccacttcatcatcatcgtcgccatcgTACTGTCTCTCTTCTCGCAGATGCCGTCATTCCACTCGTTGCGGTATATCAACCTCGGGTCCCTAGTCCTCGCCTTCGGCTACACCATCCTCGTCTCCGGTGCATGCATTCGGGCAG GTATGATGAGCAATGCTCCGGTGAAAGATTACTCCTTGAGCCCATCAAAGTCCGGGAAGATGTATGACGCCTTTCTCTCCATCTCGATCCTGGCCACCGTGTTCGGCAACGGCATCCTGCCTGAGATCCAAGCCACCCTGGCGCCACCAGCGGCGGGGAAGATGGTGAAGGCGCTGGTGTTGTGCTACACTGTGGTCTTCTTCACCTTCTACCTATCGGCCATCTCTGGCTACTGGGCCTTCGGCAACAAGGTGCAGTCCAATGCGCTACAGAGCCTGATGCCGGACTCGGGGCCCTCTCTGGCACCGACATGGCTCCTCGGCCTCGCcgtcgtgctcgtcctcctccagcTCCTGGCCATTGCGCTGGTGTATTCGCAAGTGGCCTACGAGATCATGGAGAAAGGGTCGGCAGACGCGGGCCATGGAAGGTTCTCATGGCGGAACCTGGCGCCGCGGGTGGCGTTGCGAACCTTGTACGTTGCGGCGTGCGCATTTGTGGCGGCGGCGCTGCCGTTCTTCGGTGATATCGTGGGCGTGGTCGGCGCCTTGGGGTTCATCCCGCTCGACTTCGTGCTCCCCGTCGTCATGTACAACATGGCGTTGGCCCCGCCTAAGAGGTCGGCGGTGTACGTAATCAACGTGGCGATCATGGCCTTGTTCACCGGTGTTGGGATCATTGGCGCCATTGCGTCCGTGCGGAAGCTTGTGCTCGACGCCGGACAGTTCCAGTTGTTCAGTGACCATGTCGTCAGCTGA
- the LOC119348947 gene encoding uncharacterized protein LOC119348947 → MAGAGAGTGQVLHLWKEWGIQVLVLLSFSLQIMLLVMAELRRRIDSGVLRAFVWSAYMMADATAIYVLGHMSVMSRSPEHELVAFWAPFLLLHLGGQDNITAYSIEDNKLWLRHLQTLAVQVAAATYVVYASSILTSGLLRAATMLMFVVGVAKYGERVWALKCAGSTSEQGGNYQPLFYASGSHYRTIPSKSCSPNKEDYLLDAHLFLAVPKKFLMSMLQDEELRFHDVDKHALEEVVEMQLSLMHDVLFTKTEVVHSWCGLCVRVISLPGTAVALLLFYLSLLGDHHHHHHMAAGSYSKVDIAISYVLLIGALVLEVMSSIKAMFSSWTSSFLLKPRRDFTRPGEEERSMRILLGRGITSVRRFVHAAEWRGRYWSGSMGQHNLLQLCVGSRVGRMSKIARWMGFEDPWNTLAYCSSIPVSAFIKQLLVNHVLSRSVLPTDEDHIANSRGLAALKSKGLYEELEWSLDPKRSLEQTILTWHIGTNIYLFWYKKEKPEQTNAASGQGGDDAQRQQQQVDLVEAVEALSNYMLFLLASRPYMLPAPVDRGMYANSCYELVGVVCSSAEDLANLLLRYYREEAEEEARLSSNMPFDTVLENKPKQPNLSDIIPFDTSLGDAQDRQKAYRLDLTLHRGCRLAAELIHNGMPGMPCAAIMPELIAQVWIEILCYAGHRCSAYSHAKQLGSGGELITIAALLVEYVSVQALAMQPPLPSLSLPF, encoded by the coding sequence ATGGCAGGAGCAGGGGCAGGGACAGGGCAAGTACTGCATCTATGGAAAGAATGGGGCATCCAGGTGCTGGTGCTGCTCAGCTTCTCCCTCCAGATCATGCTCCTCGTCATGGCAGAGCTCCGCCGGCGCATCGACTCCGGCGTGCTAAGGGCCTTTGTGTGGTCAGCGTACATGATGGCCGATGCTACGGCAATCTACGTGCTGGGACACATGTCTGTGATGAGCAGATCACCGGAGCATGAGCTGGTGGCGTTTTGGGCGCCTTTCCTCCTTCTGCACCTTGGTGGGCAAGACAACATCACCGCCTACAGCATCGAAGACAACAAGCTGTGGCTGCGCCACCTGCAGACTCTTGCTGTGCAGGTGGCTGCAGCTACATATGTCGTCTATGCGTCTTCCATCCTTACCAGCGGGCTCCTCCGGGCAGCCACCATGTTGATGTTTGTGGTTGGTGTTGCCAAGTATGGAGAGAGAGTGTGGGCACTCAAGTGTGCTGGTAGTACCTCAGAGCAGGGAGGCAACTATCAACCTCTATTTTACGCCTCGGGATCCCATTACCGGACCATACCGtccaaaagttgcagcccgaataaGGAAGATTACCTGTTGGATGCTCACCTCTTCCTGGCTGTTCCTAAGAAATTCCTTATGAGCATGCTGCAGGATGAAGAGTTGCGGTTTCATGATGTAGATAAGCATGCTTTGGAGGAGGTGGTTGAGATGCAGCTCTCCTTGATGCACGATGTCTTGTTTACAAAGACTGAGGTGGTGCACAGTTGGTGTGGCCTCTGCGTCCGTGTCATCTCGTTGCCGGGCACAGCCGTGGCATTGTTGTTGTTTTATCTTTCACTTCtgggtgatcatcatcatcatcatcatatggcTGCTGGGAGTTACAGTAAAGTAGACATTGCTATCAGTTATGTCCTGCTTATTGGGGCTCTCGTTTTGGAGGTCATGTCAAGTATTAAGGCAATGTTCTCGAGCTGGACAAGTTCGTTCCTGCTAAAGCCGAGGAGGGATTTCACTAGGCCAGGAGAGGAAGAAAGAAGTATGAGGATCTTGCTTGGTCGTGGGATTACATCTGTCCGCCGGTTTGTGCATGCAGCAGAATGGAGAGGAAGGTATTGGTCCGGCTCCATGGGGCAGCACAACCTGCTTCAGTTGTGCGTTGGCAGTAGGGTGGGCCGAATGAGCAAAATCGCGAGATGGATGGGATTTGAGGACCCGTGGAACACGCTGGCATACTGCTCCTCCATCCCTGTCTCGGCATTCATCAAGCAGCTGCTGGTCAACCATGTGCTGAGTCGCAGCGTCCTTCCAACAGATGAAGATCACATCGCTAACTCAAGGGGCCTGGCGGCCCTGAAGAGCAAGGGACTGTATGAGGAACTGGAATGGAGCTTGGACCCCAAAAGGTCCTTGGAGCAGACCATCCTTACATGGCACATCGGCACCAACATCTATCTCTTTTGGTACAAAAAGGAGAAGCCGGAGCAAACAAATGCAGCCAGTGGTCAAGGCGGCGACGACgcacagaggcagcagcagcaggttGATCTCGTCGAGGCGGTGGAGGCGCTCTCCAATTACATGCTCTTCCTTCTTGCCTCACGTCCCTACATGCTGCCTGCCCCTGTTGACCGTGGGATGTATGCTAATTCCTGCTATGAGTTGGTTGGTGTAGTGTGCAGCTCAGCTGAGGATCTGGCCAACTTGCTGCTGCGGTACTACAGGGAGGAGGCTGAGGAGGAGGCGAGACTGTCGTCTAATATGCCGTTCGACACTGTTCTGGAGAACAAGCCCAAGCAGCCGAACCTGTCTGATATCATCCCGTTTGACACTAGTCTGGGTGATGCACAAGACAGGCAAAAGGCCTATCGGCTGGACCTTACATTGCACCGTGGATGTAGGCTTGCCGCAGAGCTGATCCACAACGGGATGCCAGGCATGCCTTGTGCTGCAATAATGCCGGAGCTCATCGCCCAGGTGTGGATCGAGATACTATGCTACGCAGGCCACCGGTGCAGCGCGTACTCTCATGCCAAGCAGCTTGGCAGCGGCGGTGAGCTCATCACTATCGCTGCCCTTCTAGTGGAATATGTCAGCGTGCAAGCCCTTGCGATGCAACCACCACTGCCATCACTATCGCTACCCTTCTAG